The Methanobacterium formicicum genome includes a region encoding these proteins:
- a CDS encoding SagB/ThcOx family dehydrogenase, with the protein MQRKSKYILGIIVLLSIFLVVYLAYPLLLKTGGGNQSRVVLGTYNLPEVQISGGMSVDQAIQSRRSVRSFSSTPLTLQDVSQLLWAAQGITDSERSYRSTPSAGHVFPMEVYLVASDSGVKDLEAGIYHYNPYNNTLEKIVEGDQTSNLSMAAHGQKWVDQAPVSLVVTGNYQKMRDKYPDKNLSTRFVDIEAGHIGENIYLEAVSRGLGTVAIGSFYDDQMISLLKLPSNETPIYIFPVGYQAS; encoded by the coding sequence ATGCAGAGAAAGAGTAAATATATTCTGGGGATAATTGTATTACTTTCCATTTTCCTGGTGGTGTACTTAGCTTACCCTTTACTCCTGAAGACAGGGGGAGGAAACCAGTCCCGGGTAGTTTTGGGGACTTACAATCTCCCCGAAGTTCAGATTTCCGGCGGAATGTCTGTGGATCAGGCTATACAAAGCAGACGTTCAGTTAGAAGTTTCAGTTCAACACCTTTAACTCTGCAGGATGTTTCACAGCTTTTATGGGCTGCTCAGGGCATCACCGACTCTGAAAGGAGTTACCGGTCCACTCCCTCTGCCGGCCATGTTTTTCCCATGGAAGTTTACTTGGTGGCCAGTGATAGTGGGGTTAAGGACCTTGAAGCTGGAATATACCATTACAATCCCTATAACAATACTTTAGAAAAGATAGTGGAAGGTGATCAAACCTCCAATCTGTCAATGGCTGCCCATGGGCAGAAGTGGGTTGACCAGGCCCCGGTAAGTCTGGTGGTCACTGGAAACTACCAGAAGATGAGGGATAAATACCCGGATAAAAATTTAAGCACGCGGTTTGTGGATATCGAAGCCGGGCATATTGGGGAAAACATATATTTGGAAGCAGTTTCCCGCGGTCTGGGTACAGTGGCCATTGGATCCTTCTACGATGATCAGATGATCTCCCTGTTGAAGTTACCTTCCAATGAAACTCCGATATATATCTTTCCGGTGGGTTACCAGGCATCATAG
- a CDS encoding succinylglutamate desuccinylase/aspartoacylase domain-containing protein — translation MDVELSNIAPDTGGDISLNQDLWAELNHATICKPLIELTLKGTPLLKFGSGDPRILLCAGIHGNELPPQVAIVKLISLLNGKDINGTVYIIPIAIPYATMKNSRRFKGLDMNRNTFKDGSISNTILKTAQKIKIQAVADFHSTQPQSNPGIESVFSSKKPCNESFKIAQHITDQTSSKVISQEKAGNLYQGALEDEFNINGIPAVTCEVVSRNGKIDSGSVERSFMQMKSFLDYFNICK, via the coding sequence ATGGATGTTGAACTAAGTAACATTGCCCCAGATACGGGGGGTGACATTTCCCTTAATCAGGATTTATGGGCGGAACTGAATCATGCCACAATTTGTAAACCATTAATTGAACTTACTTTAAAGGGAACTCCCCTTCTAAAATTCGGGTCAGGAGATCCCCGTATTCTTTTATGTGCAGGAATCCATGGGAATGAATTACCACCTCAAGTGGCTATAGTTAAACTAATCAGTCTGTTAAATGGTAAAGATATCAATGGAACAGTTTATATAATTCCTATAGCCATTCCCTATGCCACCATGAAAAATTCACGAAGATTCAAGGGATTAGACATGAATCGCAACACATTTAAGGATGGTTCTATCTCCAACACCATTTTAAAAACTGCCCAAAAAATTAAAATCCAGGCAGTGGCTGATTTCCACTCTACCCAGCCCCAGAGTAATCCGGGAATAGAGAGTGTATTCAGTTCTAAAAAGCCATGTAATGAAAGTTTCAAGATAGCCCAGCATATAACTGACCAAACATCGTCCAAGGTCATTTCTCAGGAAAAGGCCGGAAACCTTTACCAGGGTGCACTGGAGGATGAGTTCAATATCAATGGAATACCGGCTGTAACCTGTGAAGTAGTCTCCAGGAATGGAAAAATAGATTCAGGGAGTGTTGAAAGGTCATTCATGCAGATGAAATCATTTCTGGACTATTTTAATATCTGCAAATAA
- a CDS encoding metal-dependent hydrolase, protein MSNYRTHILFSLLMIFPFFPDVYYLSLAVVGASVVDLDTSFRYRNLVIMALVGGILALVLQFFKITPFPGILLISIALFFFVAQHRGFVHSIPGTAISAACLALFVFSFQHIMSILTPDPRVSFLLTSLVLGIIVLNRGLLIIYSLLVTVGIFLTPLTNFNFIYVATALFVGSLSHLILDLFSGNGVKLFDPLSKHRFGKMTGLFILLLWLVAVVSLHLYPGENYLSLNYFLHYLSPGLKLNNII, encoded by the coding sequence ATGTCCAATTATAGAACCCATATCCTGTTTTCACTTTTAATGATATTTCCTTTCTTCCCTGATGTTTACTACCTCTCCCTGGCAGTGGTGGGAGCCTCGGTGGTGGATCTGGACACCAGTTTCCGTTACCGCAACCTGGTGATAATGGCCCTGGTTGGGGGAATTCTGGCCCTGGTCCTACAGTTTTTCAAAATAACTCCATTTCCAGGGATATTACTGATAAGTATTGCTTTATTCTTTTTTGTGGCACAACATAGAGGATTTGTACATTCCATTCCAGGAACCGCTATTTCTGCTGCCTGTCTGGCCCTGTTTGTATTTAGTTTTCAACACATAATGTCCATTCTAACCCCGGATCCCCGGGTTTCTTTTCTCTTAACCTCGTTAGTACTGGGAATAATAGTCTTAAACCGGGGATTACTCATCATATATTCTCTGTTGGTGACTGTGGGAATATTTTTAACGCCTTTGACCAATTTTAACTTTATTTATGTGGCCACTGCCCTGTTTGTAGGTTCCCTAAGTCATCTGATCCTGGATCTATTCTCTGGTAACGGTGTGAAGTTGTTTGACCCCCTATCCAAGCACAGATTTGGGAAAATGACGGGATTGTTCATCCTCCTCCTGTGGCTGGTGGCGGTGGTGTCTTTACATCTGTATCCTGGAGAAAATTACCTGTCCCTGAATTATTTCCTGCACTATTTGAGTCCCGGCTTAAAACTAAATAATATAATATGA
- a CDS encoding monovalent cation/H+ antiporter subunit E — MFITRIFYGIAYFIVLIWEIIKATVDVAIRTLNGKVDPVIVEIPTVLKRPVSQTILANSITLTPGTLSIDLDSEKQVIKVATIVPRANEDVIPFEPYIKGMLE; from the coding sequence ATGTTTATAACGAGAATATTCTACGGAATCGCCTATTTCATTGTATTGATATGGGAGATAATCAAAGCCACCGTTGATGTTGCAATTCGAACTTTAAATGGTAAGGTGGATCCGGTTATAGTGGAAATCCCCACCGTGCTTAAAAGACCAGTCTCTCAAACCATTCTGGCCAACAGCATTACCCTTACTCCGGGAACCCTATCCATAGACCTCGACTCTGAGAAACAGGTGATAAAGGTGGCTACAATTGTTCCTCGAGCTAATGAGGATGTTATTCCTTTTGAACCGTATATTAAAGGTATGTTAGAATGA
- a CDS encoding monovalent cation/H+ antiporter complex subunit F has protein sequence MDILTLSEYILMAALAIYALASVRIASRKNIGMGLVGVSGLSIAVATILVIVQNIYGIAFCKDIATALVLLGPVGTIAFARVLRGYNHG, from the coding sequence ATGGATATATTAACATTATCAGAATACATTTTAATGGCTGCTTTAGCCATATACGCCCTTGCATCGGTGCGCATAGCCTCCCGTAAAAATATAGGAATGGGTCTGGTGGGTGTGAGTGGACTGAGCATTGCCGTGGCCACCATCCTGGTTATAGTGCAGAATATCTATGGAATAGCTTTCTGTAAAGACATTGCCACGGCCCTGGTGCTCCTGGGTCCAGTGGGAACCATTGCCTTTGCCCGGGTTTTAAGGGGGTACAACCATGGATGA
- a CDS encoding monovalent cation/H+ antiporter subunit G (subunit G of antiporter complex involved in resistance to high concentrations of Na+, K+, Li+ and/or alkali) encodes MDDIFTLIQAVLLLAAAVFVLLAALGILRFKDDLPRVLYGRIHILGVADMACILALLIMGAPLLAGAYFILAPFASHAIANGFFYGEDKQ; translated from the coding sequence ATGGATGATATATTTACCCTTATACAAGCGGTTTTACTATTGGCAGCGGCGGTTTTTGTCCTGCTGGCAGCTTTAGGGATTTTAAGATTTAAAGATGACCTTCCACGGGTATTATACGGTAGAATTCATATTCTGGGAGTGGCGGACATGGCCTGTATACTGGCCCTCCTGATTATGGGAGCACCTCTACTGGCTGGTGCTTACTTCATACTAGCTCCATTTGCATCCCACGCCATAGCCAATGGATTCTTCTATGGGGAGGATAAACAATGA
- a CDS encoding DUF4040 domain-containing protein, with protein sequence MIEYVLMIITILGAILVLMQRDLLKAAILTGIPGAAIAFLYQSLLAPDVALTQAIVGSAIVPVFFALAVYKTRRVEE encoded by the coding sequence ATGATTGAATATGTATTGATGATTATAACAATTTTAGGGGCAATCCTGGTTCTTATGCAAAGGGATCTCCTGAAAGCAGCCATTTTAACCGGAATTCCCGGGGCGGCCATAGCTTTCCTTTACCAGTCCCTCCTGGCCCCGGACGTGGCCCTTACCCAGGCCATTGTGGGATCAGCCATTGTCCCGGTATTCTTTGCACTAGCAGTCTACAAAACACGCAGGGTGGAGGAATAA
- a CDS encoding cation:proton antiporter subunit C, whose protein sequence is MIMDVQLGSLLTAVALIVIGIFATAFLDNLIKKIIGLAFIGDGANLFLIAMGYKPGGIVYIYLPGMAADWFAQNAAYPLPFALVLTSIVIGASTMAVMLGIIIVLYKKKGSLSAAKVLGE, encoded by the coding sequence ATGATCATGGACGTACAACTCGGATCACTACTTACCGCAGTGGCACTGATTGTAATTGGAATTTTTGCCACGGCATTCCTGGATAACTTAATAAAAAAGATTATAGGTTTAGCCTTCATTGGAGACGGAGCCAACCTGTTTTTAATTGCCATGGGTTACAAACCGGGAGGAATAGTCTACATTTACCTGCCGGGTATGGCCGCAGATTGGTTCGCGCAAAACGCAGCTTATCCCCTTCCTTTCGCTCTGGTATTAACCAGTATTGTTATTGGGGCCAGTACTATGGCCGTGATGCTGGGAATAATCATAGTTCTCTACAAAAAGAAGGGATCTTTAAGTGCAGCAAAGGTTTTGGGAGAGTAA
- the ehbF gene encoding energy conserving hydrogenase EhbF gives MNLLIPLMVIVPILCALFLNLLHKKDRAIKAVTIILALALPALPLLANYGFHYFGGYEPLLQNPTLSSNLPSFITGGVLSTFHPAITYSFQSAQQLFVFILGLVGLLALFTSVYETRRPSGVYAYMLFMGIAAMTAILLTDDIFNLYVFFEIAALATVGIVLVSNIKGNYETALKYMILGSVAAPLLLLGIALLLGVTGNVNITDIIYSLKTGMVDPQNPVLLMACGLIVFGWLYGSGLPPFHTIKSAIYSKALPSGSAMIQAFSVFTFIALGIVILRIFSYLPLSQWVILGVSLLAMILGITMAIVQTDIKRMIGFLAVGELGYIGIGLGLGTAFGITAGLFQAVNEVMITALLFIGFGVVLYQTGISDTRKLGGLMVRNPGVALLVLLGGFAMAGVPPLNAFQSKLMLIQASIDAGFPELGVIMILLSIVTFMTFMKAFHTVYLRPKPADLEIKTETIPKATVISLVVLLVVCIIFGLFPQYVTSYLQPLATSLAGGVA, from the coding sequence TTGAACCTCCTCATACCCTTAATGGTTATAGTTCCCATATTGTGTGCACTGTTTTTAAACCTGCTCCATAAGAAGGATCGGGCCATTAAGGCCGTGACCATTATTTTAGCTTTAGCTTTACCTGCTTTACCCTTACTGGCTAACTATGGATTCCATTATTTTGGGGGTTATGAACCTCTACTGCAGAATCCCACTCTTTCCAGTAATTTACCTTCCTTTATAACGGGTGGAGTACTCTCCACCTTCCACCCTGCCATCACTTACTCCTTCCAGAGCGCACAACAACTGTTTGTATTCATCCTGGGTCTGGTGGGACTTCTGGCCCTTTTCACCTCAGTCTATGAAACCCGCCGACCTTCCGGAGTTTACGCCTACATGCTGTTCATGGGAATAGCTGCCATGACCGCCATACTCTTAACCGACGACATATTCAACCTATATGTTTTCTTTGAGATCGCTGCCCTGGCCACAGTAGGCATAGTCCTGGTATCCAACATCAAGGGCAACTATGAAACTGCCCTGAAATACATGATACTGGGAAGTGTAGCTGCTCCCTTACTGTTACTGGGAATAGCTCTCCTACTGGGAGTCACGGGTAACGTGAACATTACCGACATTATTTACTCCCTTAAAACAGGAATGGTTGATCCCCAGAACCCGGTGCTTCTAATGGCCTGTGGACTGATAGTCTTTGGATGGCTTTACGGATCAGGATTACCCCCATTCCACACCATTAAATCCGCAATTTACAGCAAGGCACTACCCAGTGGATCCGCCATGATCCAGGCATTTTCCGTGTTCACCTTCATTGCTCTGGGAATTGTGATCCTCAGGATATTCTCCTACCTGCCCCTATCACAGTGGGTAATTCTGGGAGTTTCCCTGCTGGCCATGATCCTGGGCATAACCATGGCCATTGTTCAGACCGATATCAAACGGATGATTGGATTCCTGGCTGTGGGAGAGTTGGGATACATTGGAATAGGTTTGGGCCTGGGCACAGCCTTCGGAATAACTGCTGGACTCTTCCAGGCAGTGAATGAAGTGATGATAACTGCACTGCTCTTCATTGGTTTTGGAGTGGTATTGTATCAGACCGGAATCAGTGACACCCGCAAACTAGGTGGTTTAATGGTTAGAAACCCTGGAGTGGCCCTTCTGGTCCTGCTGGGCGGATTTGCCATGGCGGGTGTTCCCCCGTTAAATGCCTTCCAGAGTAAATTGATGCTTATCCAGGCATCCATAGATGCAGGGTTCCCTGAGTTAGGGGTCATAATGATACTCCTGAGTATAGTGACCTTCATGACCTTCATGAAAGCATTCCACACGGTATATCTACGTCCAAAACCAGCAGATCTCGAGATCAAGACGGAAACCATACCAAAAGCTACGGTAATATCCCTGGTGGTTTTACTGGTGGTGTGTATCATATTCGGTCTGTTCCCACAGTACGTAACCAGCTACCTGCAACCACTGGCAACCAGCCTGGCAGGAGGTGTAGCATGA
- the mbhE gene encoding hydrogen gas-evolving membrane-bound hydrogenase subunit E — MSNGIRNLIMGFSLAVFAVAIFDSTIHFKEMIYPGISYLYNYVGTNIAPNMVTVVVFDWRGYDTLGEALILVTAVIAVLLVFGRGKARLGGK, encoded by the coding sequence ATGTCTAACGGAATAAGAAATCTTATAATGGGATTTTCCCTGGCAGTATTCGCCGTAGCCATATTTGACTCGACAATTCACTTCAAAGAAATGATATATCCGGGTATAAGCTACCTCTACAACTATGTGGGAACTAACATAGCCCCTAACATGGTCACCGTTGTGGTATTCGATTGGCGAGGTTACGATACCCTTGGCGAGGCTCTGATACTTGTAACTGCAGTTATAGCAGTTTTACTGGTATTTGGAAGGGGTAAAGCCCGACTGGGAGGTAAATAA
- a CDS encoding MnhB domain-containing protein, whose translation MSTILKIFVFPASMVIMCLGVLTILGGHITPGGGFQGGAMIAAGFIFCLVVYGLKESPFHLSHDFLSGMESVGALLYVFLGIAGLAFSGFYLYNLGVDLYGLVPGFIQNLFDYPDPTHAGIIPYLNFAVGLKVMVGLTAVVIAFMGFNEYKDSSEEETGEEWEIE comes from the coding sequence ATGAGCACCATACTTAAAATATTCGTATTCCCCGCATCCATGGTCATCATGTGTCTGGGTGTTCTCACCATTTTGGGAGGTCACATCACCCCTGGAGGAGGATTCCAGGGCGGGGCAATGATAGCTGCAGGATTCATATTCTGCTTGGTCGTCTATGGACTTAAAGAAAGTCCATTCCACCTATCTCATGATTTCCTATCGGGAATGGAAAGTGTTGGTGCCTTGTTATATGTATTTCTGGGTATTGCCGGTTTAGCTTTTTCCGGGTTTTACCTTTACAACCTGGGAGTGGACCTCTATGGTTTAGTCCCTGGTTTCATACAGAACCTGTTTGACTACCCGGATCCTACACATGCCGGAATAATACCTTACCTCAACTTTGCAGTTGGATTAAAGGTTATGGTAGGATTAACCGCGGTGGTAATAGCATTCATGGGGTTCAACGAATATAAAGACTCTTCAGAAGAAGAAACTGGAGAAGAGTGGGAGATTGAATAA
- a CDS encoding 4Fe-4S binding protein yields the protein MFLTTNKCKGIGECIQECPTGAIRLVDGKAFSCITCGACMEACPNRAIFRNKYGGFVVDRAKCNACGVCELTCPVNNIKIEDGVVKGICSRCGICVPSCPEGARIDAYDVIEDRQLKFLESLNLTVQPPTRTVKEEDTTERTSMVTDPEKCTLCRRCEYYCPTEAIMVDVEPQGKCTECRVCEDVCPVGAIENCTIDPEKCTMCLKCMAECPNQAIYVDDFQMKIKKLEPGEELEGKIISCLNCGLCADACEGGALKMINGHLRYDPTRCEDCETTPCIDACPVGTLRLSEDTERKIKGFCVSCGRCVKACDINEARSHKHVTWDGSVSEDCISCGICAELCPKDAITLRRGTIEVDTNKCVLCEKCAIHCPVDAIPTTTMRKKTIKDGFTFVMDKMCMNCKLCTKICPEEAITEDENGRITVDDSKCTYCGACSNACPARAILFEREFEVEP from the coding sequence ATGTTTCTAACAACCAACAAATGCAAAGGCATTGGAGAATGCATTCAGGAATGCCCCACCGGGGCTATTCGCCTGGTTGATGGCAAAGCCTTCAGCTGCATTACCTGCGGTGCCTGCATGGAAGCCTGCCCCAACCGTGCAATCTTCCGCAATAAATACGGAGGATTCGTGGTAGACCGGGCTAAATGTAATGCCTGCGGTGTCTGCGAGCTGACCTGTCCGGTTAACAACATCAAAATTGAAGACGGAGTGGTCAAGGGGATTTGCTCCCGGTGTGGTATATGCGTACCTTCCTGCCCAGAAGGGGCCAGGATCGATGCTTATGATGTAATTGAAGACCGGCAACTCAAATTCCTGGAGTCATTAAATCTCACTGTCCAACCTCCCACCCGCACGGTAAAAGAGGAAGACACCACCGAAAGAACCAGCATGGTAACTGACCCTGAAAAGTGTACCCTGTGCCGACGCTGTGAGTACTACTGTCCCACCGAAGCCATAATGGTAGATGTGGAACCTCAGGGCAAGTGCACCGAGTGCCGGGTATGTGAGGATGTGTGCCCCGTAGGAGCCATTGAAAACTGCACCATCGACCCGGAAAAATGCACCATGTGTCTCAAATGTATGGCGGAATGTCCCAACCAGGCCATATACGTGGATGACTTCCAGATGAAGATCAAAAAACTGGAACCCGGAGAAGAACTAGAAGGTAAAATCATTTCCTGCCTTAACTGTGGCCTGTGTGCCGATGCCTGCGAAGGCGGAGCACTCAAGATGATAAACGGGCACCTGCGTTACGACCCTACCCGGTGTGAAGATTGTGAAACCACACCCTGTATTGATGCCTGCCCCGTGGGAACACTCCGACTCTCCGAAGACACCGAAAGAAAGATCAAAGGATTCTGTGTATCCTGTGGTAGATGTGTAAAGGCCTGTGATATTAACGAAGCCCGCAGCCACAAACATGTCACCTGGGACGGATCAGTCAGTGAAGACTGCATATCCTGTGGGATATGCGCAGAACTATGTCCCAAGGATGCCATAACCCTGCGCCGGGGTACCATAGAAGTGGACACCAATAAATGTGTCCTCTGTGAGAAATGTGCCATTCACTGTCCAGTGGATGCCATACCCACCACCACCATGCGCAAGAAAACCATCAAGGATGGGTTTACCTTTGTTATGGATAAAATGTGTATGAACTGTAAGTTATGCACCAAAATATGTCCAGAAGAAGCTATAACTGAGGATGAAAATGGCCGAATTACAGTAGATGATTCCAAATGCACCTACTGTGGCGCCTGCAGCAATGCCTGCCCCGCCAGGGCCATACTATTTGAAAGGGAATTCGAGGTGGAACCATGA
- a CDS encoding 4Fe-4S binding protein: MTNLLLVFLEGAYTNLKRILFASDRVTDMGIRNMILEGRVTPTEKVAEASCIGCGGCSNACPTGAIEMVDLDEPVQLMEGLTKTQLPVLNSEKCVNCYYCHDFCPLYALFGQAGTIHPNDVGEVDSDISQLLEKPVKISEDKIAFISQYLADNTIIRKRENK, encoded by the coding sequence ATGACCAATTTATTACTGGTATTTTTGGAAGGAGCCTACACCAATCTGAAAAGAATCCTGTTTGCCAGTGACCGGGTCACGGATATGGGAATACGGAACATGATTCTGGAAGGCCGGGTTACACCAACGGAAAAGGTGGCCGAGGCATCCTGTATTGGCTGCGGGGGATGCAGCAATGCCTGCCCCACGGGAGCCATAGAAATGGTGGATCTGGACGAACCAGTCCAGCTCATGGAAGGACTCACCAAAACCCAGTTACCTGTCTTGAACAGTGAAAAATGTGTTAACTGTTATTACTGTCATGATTTCTGCCCATTATATGCTCTATTTGGACAGGCAGGAACCATACACCCCAACGATGTGGGAGAGGTAGATTCAGACATATCACAATTACTTGAAAAACCAGTGAAGATATCTGAAGATAAAATAGCATTCATATCCCAATATCTGGCTGATAACACCATCATAAGAAAAAGAGAGAATAAATAA
- a CDS encoding NADH-quinone oxidoreductase subunit B family protein — MSLKSYSRGRAVHVMLVYTGGCNGCDIEIVNCILSPKFDAEQYKVFLTWNPREADVLVVTGPVTKHNEQPLREIYNAIPEPKAVVAAGACALMGGVYKNCHGDIPSEEIAGPVDNIIPVDAKVPGCAVRPQDIVAGLVSALPLLLNAD, encoded by the coding sequence ATGAGCCTGAAATCATATTCCAGGGGTCGAGCCGTACACGTGATGTTAGTGTACACCGGAGGATGTAACGGCTGTGATATTGAAATAGTAAACTGCATACTATCCCCTAAATTCGACGCAGAACAGTACAAAGTATTCTTGACCTGGAACCCCAGGGAAGCCGATGTACTGGTGGTCACCGGACCAGTAACCAAACACAATGAACAGCCACTCCGTGAAATCTACAATGCCATACCCGAACCAAAGGCCGTGGTTGCTGCTGGAGCCTGCGCCCTTATGGGAGGAGTGTACAAAAACTGTCACGGAGACATACCATCGGAAGAGATCGCCGGACCAGTGGATAACATAATACCAGTAGATGCCAAAGTACCGGGTTGTGCAGTGCGCCCCCAGGACATAGTGGCTGGGCTGGTTTCAGCATTACCCCTGCTCTTGAACGCAGACTAG
- a CDS encoding nickel-dependent hydrogenase large subunit yields MDDNKQNRTVIEAEIPMGPVHPAALEPYRLRLFVEDEIVRDAEMTVGVNHRGVERIMEGLPVEKANSLTEKICGICSNSHIWNSCRTAEIALGIEVPERANYIRIIMEELERLHSHLLYLAHGNEVLGHETFSMRLFYIRETVMDLLGMIGGNRVQYGSAVLGGVRPRCQLDEMRLQKISEGMDLIEEKATAFADRFVSDPMIMSRITGVGVISSKDALRLACSGPTLRATGVAKDLRTDMPEYDPFEFDVITQDDGDVKSQLLMRVLEIPEAIKIIRQAVRDLPEGPITNRSWEMQDTPITKSYIEVPRGTLYHSYALEDGRVRNCVIRTPSMANIGAMQYACIGHHITDAQLSVVQCDPCFTCTDRAIEIIKI; encoded by the coding sequence ATGGACGATAACAAACAAAACCGGACGGTTATCGAGGCAGAAATTCCAATGGGCCCTGTTCACCCGGCTGCCCTTGAACCATACCGGCTGAGGCTCTTTGTGGAAGATGAAATCGTCCGCGATGCGGAGATGACGGTGGGAGTTAACCACCGGGGAGTGGAGCGGATCATGGAGGGCCTGCCAGTGGAGAAGGCTAACAGCCTAACTGAGAAGATCTGCGGAATATGCTCCAACAGCCACATCTGGAACTCCTGCCGAACAGCAGAGATAGCCCTGGGCATAGAAGTACCTGAAAGGGCAAACTACATCCGAATCATAATGGAAGAACTGGAAAGACTCCACAGCCATTTACTATACCTGGCCCACGGAAATGAGGTACTGGGTCATGAAACATTCTCTATGCGACTTTTCTACATCCGAGAAACAGTAATGGACCTCCTGGGCATGATCGGGGGGAACCGTGTCCAGTACGGTTCTGCAGTACTGGGAGGGGTCCGCCCACGCTGCCAGCTGGATGAAATGCGTTTACAGAAGATCAGCGAAGGAATGGATCTAATAGAGGAGAAAGCCACAGCCTTTGCTGACAGATTTGTATCCGACCCCATGATAATGAGCAGAATCACCGGGGTAGGTGTAATCAGCTCCAAGGATGCCCTGAGGCTGGCCTGCTCTGGCCCTACTTTAAGAGCTACCGGAGTTGCCAAGGATCTAAGGACGGACATGCCCGAGTATGATCCCTTTGAATTTGATGTGATCACCCAGGATGATGGGGATGTTAAATCCCAGTTACTCATGCGGGTTCTGGAAATACCAGAAGCCATTAAAATCATACGTCAAGCAGTACGTGATCTCCCCGAAGGCCCCATTACTAACCGGAGCTGGGAGATGCAAGACACACCCATCACCAAGAGTTACATTGAAGTTCCCCGTGGAACCCTTTACCATTCCTATGCCCTGGAAGATGGCCGGGTTAGAAACTGTGTCATCAGAACCCCATCCATGGCCAACATCGGAGCCATGCAGTACGCCTGCATAGGCCATCATATAACCGATGCCCAGCTTTCTGTGGTACAGTGTGACCCCTGTTTCACCTGCACTGACCGGGCAATTGAAATCATCAAGATTTGA